One Vigna unguiculata cultivar IT97K-499-35 chromosome 11, ASM411807v1, whole genome shotgun sequence DNA window includes the following coding sequences:
- the LOC114169784 gene encoding uncharacterized protein At1g51745-like — MMDCGVGSIVWVRRRNGSWWPGQILGPDDLSASHLTSPRSGTPVKLLGREDASVDWYNLEKSKRVKAFRCGEFDDCIEKAESAQGGPLKKREKYARREDAILHALELEKQILKKQGRSGGRPSNAFKKGVVASPPETLGNDNENHASSFMYCESESAGGFFPPEMAKDGNQLRGEVDYSETTPRMRDLQDFGLRIAPAKKKLPSFVEPNMYQKRTVDDGARALASGGIRAGSNLHINGAGQIGASRAKRSRCVYFPTESSDSLDYRETLPRVEISPSQRRREFPYHGSMVGETEYTFMDEVESDSSETACSDSDSDSSETEPDLDEEMTIFSETGHDAEEHESTSSEELDELANSSDMPHLYPRDLITNNEAVSKWQLKGKRNNRNLVKRSVGASDGKCNMYGAGADVEGKSSHLRHNINSPSLHRYKFDFGDNFDDDDQNFGLEDEYPQSSRSISRSQSKVHRGVAWNDVAWDDHLPSKRHWDGKAYSPLYADRYQFGGRVRPMLVDVDLKVQASYRKECVPFISLMSKLDGRAIVGHPIQVEALRDGSSDILFPTIDDFSNDVTGIEGSSVLPPAWRTARRTANFRIPRPHAPSSNGAEGAAEFPSSDQEQSFEYKSVNAGSSSHQASLQKRSGLKSHRSSADKKSLKKMPKKLSLSSCQKTRTLSSLSTEHNFSRKPLHDSSSYQTDRLTKPDISGSTTVACIPVQLVFSRLLEKINRPPLKTPSNLALLNTGVDRNS, encoded by the exons ATGATGGATTGCGGCGTTGGATCCATCGTGTGGGTGCGTCGGAGGAACGGGTCGTGGTGGCCGGGTCAAATCCTCGGGCCCGACGACCTCTCCGCTTCTCACCTCACCTCACCCCGATCCGGAACCCCCGTCAAGCTCCTCGGCAGAGAAGATGCCAGCGT GGATTGGTACAATTTGGAGAAATCCAAGCGTGTTAAGGCATTCCGGTGTGGTGAGTTTGATGATTGTATTGAAAAGGCCGAATCTGCTCAGGGGGGGCCGctgaagaagagagagaagtaTGCGCGCCGAGAAGACGCCATTCTTCATGCTCTTGAGCTTGAGAAACAGATTTTGAAGAAGCAAGGGAGATCAGGTGGTAGACCTTCAAATGCTTTTAAAAAGGGTGTGGTTGCATCGCCACCGGAAACACTGGGAAATGACAATGAAAACCATGCAAGTTCTTTTATGTATTGTGAAAGTGAGTCTGCCGGAGGTTTCTTTCCTCCTGAGATGGCCAAGGATGGGAATCAACTGCGCGGGGAAGTGGATTATTCTGAAACAACACCTCGGATGAGAGACTTGCAGGATTTTGGGCTCAGAATTGCCCCTGCAAAAAAGAAGCTTCCATCTTTTGTTGAACCTAACATGTATCAGAAACGTACGGTTGATGATGGTGCTCGGGCTCTTGCAAGCGGTGGTATACGCGCTGGCAGTAACCTCCACATCAATG GGGCTGGGCAAATAGGAGCTTCACGAGCAAAGAGGAGCAGATGTGTGTATTTTCCGACCGAGTCCAGTGATTCTCTTGATTACAGAGAGACTCTACCCCGTGTTGAGATTTCACCTTCCCAACGCAGAAGGGAGTTTCCTTATCATGGCTCTATGGTTGGAGAGACTGAATATACTTTTATGGATGAGGTTGAATCTGATTCTTCAGAAACAGCCTGttctgattctgattctgattctTCGGAGACAGAACCAGACTTGGATGAAGAGATGACAATATTTTCAG AAACTGGTCATGATGCTGAAGAACATGAAAGCACTAGCAGCGAGGAGCTTGATGAATTAGCAAATTCCAGTGACATGCCTCACCTTTATCCTCGTGACTTAATAACAAATAATGAAGCTGTGTCTAAATGGCAACTAAAAGGGAAAAGAAATAATCGGAATCTTGTAAAGAGGTCTGTTGGTGCTTCTGATGGAAAATGTAATATGTATGGAGCAGGAGCAGATGTTGAAGGAAAGAGTAGTCATTTAAGGCACAATATAAACAGTCCAAGTTTGCACCGCTACAAATTTGATTTTGGTGATAACTTTGATGACGATGATCAAAACTTTGGACTGGAAGATGAATACCCTCAATCTTCTAGATCCATATCAAGAAGTCAAAGTAAAGTTCATCGTGGTGTAGCTTGGAATGATGTGGCCTGGGATGATCATCTACCTTCTAAAAGACATTGGGATGGTAAAGCATATTCTCCATTGTACGCTGACCGTTATCAATTTGGTGGTAGGGTCAGGCCGATGCTAGTTGATGTAGATTTGAAGGTTCAAGCAAGCTATCGTAAAGAGTGTGTACCCTTCATTTCGCTCATGAGTAAATTAGATGGGAGGGCAATAGTGGGGCACCCTATCCAGGTTGAGGCTCTCAGGGATGGCTCATCTGATATTCTGTTTCCGACAATTGATGACTTCAGTAATGATGTGACTGGTATCGAGGGAAGTAGTGTGCTTCCACCGGCATGGAGGACTGCAAGGAGAACTGCAAATTTTCGCATCCCGCGCCCCCATGCGCCATCATCAAATGGTGCTGAAGGTGCGGCTGAGTTCCCCTCTTCAGATCAAGAACAAAGCTTTGAATATAAAAGTGTAAATGCTGGAAGTTCCAGCCACCAGGCTAGCCTTCAAAAGAGAAGTGGCCTTAAAAGTCATCGTTCTTCAGCAGACAAAAAGTCCTTAAAAAAGATGCCAAAGAAATTGAGCTTGTCATCTTGCCAAAAAACTCGAACTCTGTCCTCATTATCTACTGAGCATAATTTTAGTAGAAAGCCATTACATGATAGCAGTAGTTATCAAACAGATAGATTGACTAAACCAGACATTTCTGGGTCCACTACAGTAGCTTGCATACCAGTCCAGTTAGTGTTTAGTAGATTACTCGAGAAGATTAATAGGCCTCCATTGAAAACACCTAGTAATTTGGCTTTGCTGAATACTGGTGTGGATAGAAATTCATAG
- the LOC114170711 gene encoding uncharacterized protein LOC114170711 — translation MDFHSLSRKQLQALCKKNKIPANITNVAMADALAALDQVEGLDEILNSSEVDVGTPNVNLRTAGKASTQRKAARAEVEGSTVKVPASARRGARAGIASGVAEQENKDDNVPPVTPAAGRRRATAVSTRKKKEVEIVEEDGDKNDAPKTVGRRRATSRSVCPTKNETPGGASVQRTYSTRRSVRLLENGLSKMSLVDTEDTGFVKDDEDNVSQELSNVSEQVEDSCNTEKGSSLQMDSTVVSEDTLESEVCSSEQNTGYECQSHESASDVKLVSVTEIDKVVGPHGSDEGELEKINNLELGAEPNASDEAGSDPLLDLEETCDSSDLETENKESVVACLESFPVEASADAITEVTGQEIADMVPDKVSVDVTDQGVAGSLSMITDCKIYDQVSNECGEKVSNDEDVNNGALLSQKEQVGVMDEKISHEGDDKEDKNNEPEVEDESDYSSLLEGSSDDQGSAMGVNETIEYSTGDVNQDVKDETEHMNVACGDMTDEDYQHLLTVDDKDSKESDSMIGSEGVPDLDSISSSAGELQEEELKEVKPEQTEAGTHSAPDVTEAQAEESEEPVTGQVSVESASGPIDGEVVSEDVSAIPDQDTVTVSSENVSSDVPVQSVVSDRLKVNRTSDDLNKMTMGELKRMLRNLNLGGEKSNYNKTTDKEGDKKRTALQELPQNQMTSGEAQIDD, via the exons ATGGATTTCCACTCTCTTTCAAGGAAGCAGCTACAAGCACTCTGCAAGAAGAATAAGATTCCAGCTAACATCACCAATGTTGCCATGGCTGACGCTCTCGCTGCTCTCGATCAA GTTGAAGGATTGGATGAGATTTTGAATTCAAGCGAGGTTGATGTTGGAACCCCGAATGTTAATCTGCGTACGGCTGGTAAGGCCTCGACTCAAAGGAAAGCAGCTAGAGCAGAAGTTGAAGGTTCAACGGTGAAGGTTCCGGCCTCTGCAAGGCGTGGGGCTAGAGCTGGAATTGCATCAGGAGTAGCGGAGCAAGAGAACAAAGACGACAATGTTCCACCAGTCACTCCTGCTGCTGGTAGGAGAAGGGCTACTGCAGTTTCTACTCGTAAGAAGAAAGAAGTTGAGATTGTAGAAGAAGATGGTGATAAGAATGATGCGCCTAAAACAGTTGGTCGGAGAAGAGCTACTAGTCGTTCGGTTTGCCCCACCAAGAATGAGACACCTGGGGGTGCTTCAGTGCAGAGAACATATAGCACGAGGAGGTCGGTTAGATTGTTGGAGAATGGATTGTCTAAGATGAGTTTGGTTGACACTGAAGACACTGGATTTGTCAAGGATGATGAGGATAATGTTTCTCAAGAACTGAGTAATGTCTCGGAGCAAGTGGAAGACTCGTGTAATACTGAAAAAG GATCTAGTTTGCAGATGGACTCGACTGTGGTTTCCGAAGATACTCTGGAGTCCGAGGTGTGCTCTTCAGAGCAAAACACTGGATATGAATGCCAATCACATGAGTCTGCTTCAGATGTGAAATTAGTTTCTGTGACAGAAATTGATAAGGTGGTTGGACCACATGGTTCGGATGAAGGTGAACTGGAGAAAATCAACAACTTGGAGTTGGGAGCTGAACCAAATGCATCAGATGAAGCag GGTCTGACCCGTTACTTGATCTGGAGGAAACTTGTGATTCCTCGGACCTAGAAACTGAAAATAAGGAAAGCGTTGTAGCCTGCCTAGAAAGTTTTCCCGTCGAGGCATCCGCAGATGCTATCACGGAGGTTACTGGCCAAGAAATTGCTGATATGGTACCTGATAAAGTTTCGGTGGATGTTACTGATCAAGGTGTTGCTGGCTCGCTTTCTATGATAACTGATTGCAAGATTTATGATCAAGTCAGCAATGAGTGTGGTGAGAAAGTCAGCAATGATGAAGATGTCAACAATGGCGCTTTGCTTAGCCAAAAGGAACAAGTTGGGGTCATGGATGAAAAAATCAGCCATGAGGGTGATGATAAAGAAGATAAGAACAATGAGCCAGAAGTGGAGGATGAATCAGATTATTCAAGTTTACTGGAAGGAAGTTCTGATGATCAAG GTTCCGCAATGGGCGTAAATGAAACCATTGAGTACAGCACTGGCGACGTTAACCAGGATGTGAAGGATGAAACTGAACATATGAATGTGGCCTGTGGCGACATGACAGATGAAGATTACCAGCATCTTCTTACTGTTGATGACAAAGATTCCAAGGAAAGTGACTCGATGATTGGTTCTGAAGGGGTTCCTGATCTCGATTCAATTTCTAGTTCTGCCGGTGAGCTCCAAGAGGAAGAATTGAAAGAAGTTAAACCAGAGCAGACCGAAGCAGGGACACATAGCGCTCCTGATGTTACTGAGGCACAAGCTGAAGAATCCGAGGAACCTGTAACAGGACAG GTTTCAGTTGAATCTGCTTCGGGTCCCATTGATGGCGAGGTAGTTTCCGAAGATGTTTCTGCCATCCCAGACCAAGATACCGTCACAGTTTCTTCAGAAAATGTGTCCTCTGATGTTCCGGTTCAATCAGTTGTTTCTGATCGGTTGAAGGTAAATCGGACATCTGATGATTTGAATAAAATGACCATGGGGGAACTCAAGAGAATGCTGAGGAATTTAAATTTAGGTGGTGAAAAATCAAACTACAACAAGACTACTGATAAG GAAGGGGATAAGAAAAGAACTGCACTGCAGGAACTGCCTCAGAATCAGATGACAAGTGGGGAAGCTCAGATCGATGACTGA